From the Apium graveolens cultivar Ventura unplaced genomic scaffold, ASM990537v1 ctg913, whole genome shotgun sequence genome, one window contains:
- the LOC141705619 gene encoding protein arginine N-methyltransferase 5-like isoform X3, producing MNIEMDSWELWNSFRILREHHSQLSIALDISPSLPSANSLGRWFGEPVRAAIIYTNSFLTNAKGYPCLSKCHQQLMSGFFNHSIQ from the exons ATGAATATTGAG ATGGACTCTTGGGAATTATGGAATTCCTTTCGTATTCTACGTGAGCATCATAGCCAGTTATCAATTGCACTTGATATCTC GCCTTCACTTCCTTCAGCAAATTCACTTGGGCGTTGGTTCGGAGAGCCTGTTAGAGCAGCCATCATTTATACAAAT TCTTTTCTGACGAACGCAAAGGGGTATCCATGTCTTTCTAAGTGTCACCAGCAGCTAATGAGCGGGTTTTTCAATCACTCGATTCAG TGA
- the LOC141705619 gene encoding protein arginine N-methyltransferase 5-like isoform X4 yields the protein MDSWELWNSFRILREHHSQLSIALDISPSLPSANSLGRWFGEPVRAAIIYTNSFLTNAKGYPCLSKCHQQLMSGFFNHSIQ from the exons ATGGACTCTTGGGAATTATGGAATTCCTTTCGTATTCTACGTGAGCATCATAGCCAGTTATCAATTGCACTTGATATCTC GCCTTCACTTCCTTCAGCAAATTCACTTGGGCGTTGGTTCGGAGAGCCTGTTAGAGCAGCCATCATTTATACAAAT TCTTTTCTGACGAACGCAAAGGGGTATCCATGTCTTTCTAAGTGTCACCAGCAGCTAATGAGCGGGTTTTTCAATCACTCGATTCAG TGA
- the LOC141705619 gene encoding protein arginine N-methyltransferase 5-like isoform X1 — MSSLMRREQMDSWELWNSFRILREHHSQLSIALDISPSLPSANSLGRWFGEPVRAAIIYTNSFLTNAKGYPCLSKCHQQLMSGFFNHSIQ; from the exons ATGTCTTCCTTGATGAGA AGAGAACAGATGGACTCTTGGGAATTATGGAATTCCTTTCGTATTCTACGTGAGCATCATAGCCAGTTATCAATTGCACTTGATATCTC GCCTTCACTTCCTTCAGCAAATTCACTTGGGCGTTGGTTCGGAGAGCCTGTTAGAGCAGCCATCATTTATACAAAT TCTTTTCTGACGAACGCAAAGGGGTATCCATGTCTTTCTAAGTGTCACCAGCAGCTAATGAGCGGGTTTTTCAATCACTCGATTCAG TGA
- the LOC141705622 gene encoding uncharacterized protein LOC141705622, with product MRRSTGTISEDLIRDILLRLPSETVVELKLVCKSWLALILSPNFAKAHLTITAAEEKDVLHIIRTYVNGNKSTSVYSSNTNAWRKLGDNKPTDLPYKFGEFHVTVNTGLLCWATCYGIITFDLHTEVLTCNGINYTVPTFDGNMSNINNYNDMDSHALVTNFKDSIAVIIYKRSNYQPIYKLNLWALDNVECLRGGGIDASWTLIFNIDVNLPIDFVKGYLNSGDLLLDLYQNSCSSLREVLDTTPSLTWYNNISTTATTSIKILKSLADSSFSL from the exons ATGAGGAGATCTACGGGGACTATTTCGGAGGATCTAATAAGAGATATATTGTTGCGCCTTCCTTCAGAGACCGTAGTTGAATTAAAATTGGTTTGCAAATCGTGGCTCGCCCTCATTTTAAGCCCTAATTTCGCTAAAGCTCACCTTACAATCACAGCCGCCGAAGAAAAAGACGTTCTACACATCATCCGCACTTACGTCAATGGAAATAAATCAACCTCG GTCTATTCTTCGAATACAAATGCATGGCGAAAGCTTGGGGATAATAAACCTACTGATCTTCCTTACAAGTTTGGTGAATTTCATGTTACTGTCAACACTGGACTTCTCTGTTGGGCTACATGTTATGGCATCATCACTTTCGACTTGCACACTGAAGTCCTTACTTGTAATGGTATTAACTACACCGTTCCTACTTTTGATGGTAACATGAGTAACATCAACAACTATAATGATATGGATAGTCATGCTCTTGTCACCAACTTCAAGGATTCTATTGCTGTCATTATCTATAAGCGTAGTAATTATCAACCTATTTATAAGTTGAATTTGTGGGCGTTGGATAATGTGGAATGTCTTCGTGGTGGTGGAATCGATGCTTCATGGACTTTAATCTTCAACATTGATGTGAATTTGCCTATTGACTTTGTTAAAGGTTACCTTAATAGTGGTGATCTCCTACTTGATCTGTACCAGAACAGTTG TTCCTCCCTCAGAGAAGTTCTTGACACAACTCCCAGTTTGACATGGTATAATAATATAAGTACTACTGCCACCACCTCCATCAAGATTCTTAAATCTTTGGCTGACAGCTCGTTCAGCTTGTAG
- the LOC141705619 gene encoding protein arginine N-methyltransferase 5-like isoform X2 — protein sequence MNIEREQMDSWELWNSFRILREHHSQLSIALDISPSLPSANSLGRWFGEPVRAAIIYTNSFLTNAKGYPCLSKCHQQLMSGFFNHSIQ from the exons ATGAATATTGAG AGAGAACAGATGGACTCTTGGGAATTATGGAATTCCTTTCGTATTCTACGTGAGCATCATAGCCAGTTATCAATTGCACTTGATATCTC GCCTTCACTTCCTTCAGCAAATTCACTTGGGCGTTGGTTCGGAGAGCCTGTTAGAGCAGCCATCATTTATACAAAT TCTTTTCTGACGAACGCAAAGGGGTATCCATGTCTTTCTAAGTGTCACCAGCAGCTAATGAGCGGGTTTTTCAATCACTCGATTCAG TGA